In Aegilops tauschii subsp. strangulata cultivar AL8/78 chromosome 3, Aet v6.0, whole genome shotgun sequence, one genomic interval encodes:
- the LOC109749668 gene encoding ethylene-responsive transcription factor ERF071-like codes for MPPRCRTSSGYRGVRVRPFGWFYVEIRSGNVRLSLGTFETAHEAAHTYDSAAWRLSRPCSPMNFHDAQTCQQAQDLAPPPRLIIDQDHEEHRRRQRCLRIAEADELAMAEWRQRYLQDVANENAF; via the coding sequence ATGCCGCCGCGTTGTCGAACCAGCTCGGGCTATCGCGGCGTCCGCGTCCGCCCTTTCGGCTGGTTCTATGTGGAGATCCGCTCCGGCAACGTGCGTCTCAGTCTCGGGACATTCGAGACCGCGCACGAGGCCGCCCACACCTACGACTCTGCGGCGTGGCGCCTCAGCAGGCCATGCTCGCCGATGAACTTCCACGATGCGCAGACGTGCCAGCAGGCGCAGGacctcgcgccgccgcctcgtctTATAATAGACCAGGACCATGAGGAACACCGCAGACGCCAGCGCTGCCTCCGCATCGCCGAGGCGGACGAGCTAGCCATGGCAGAGTGGCGCCAGCGCTACCTACAGGACGTCGCCAATGAGAACGCCTTCTAG